Genomic DNA from Triticum dicoccoides isolate Atlit2015 ecotype Zavitan chromosome 4B, WEW_v2.0, whole genome shotgun sequence:
TATTGGACTGGCTCACCGAGGTGCTCGCGCGCCAGCCCACGTGCACGCTCGTGTTCCGCCGGCCGGGCGGCATCCGGGGCGTCATCACCGCCAACCCGGCGAATCTGGAGCACATCATGCGCGCCAGCTTCGATAACTATCCCAAGGGCCCGCGCTTCGCGTCGCTGCTCCACGACTTCCTCGGTCGGGGCATCTTCAACGCCgacggcgaggcgtggcgcgcgcagcGGAAGGCGGCCAGCTACGAGTTCAACACGCGCTCGCTGCGCCTCTTCGTGGCGCGAAGCGTGCACATCGAGCTCCATGGCAGGCTCCTCCCGCTGCTGCGCCGTGCCGCCGGCTCCGGCGGCCACCTCGACCTACAGGACACGCTCGAGCGGTACGCGTTTGACAATATCTGCCGCGTCGCCTTCGACCACGACCCCCGCCAGCTCCCCGACGGCGACGCTTGCCCGGAGGTCGAGAGCACCGGGACCGCGAGCAGCAGGTTCGCCGACGCGTTCCGGGACGCTGCCAATCTCAGCGCGGGCAGGTTCCGGTACGCCATCCCAGGATTCTGGAAGATAAAGAAGGCCCTCAACCTGGGTTCCGAGcggcggctgcgcgagtccatcgcCATAGTGCATGGCTTCGCTGATGACATCATCCGGTCGCGGCGGGAGGAGATGAACATGGGATGCGAGAAGCACGACCTCCTGTCGCGGTTCATGGTGAGCCAGGGCGAGAGCTACACCGAGAGGGCCCTCCGAGACGTGGTGATCAGCTTCCTGCTCGCCGGACGGGAAACAACATCCTCCGCTCTCACCTGGTTCTTCTGGCTGCTGTCCTCGCGCCCGGACGTGGAGCGCCGCATCCGCGACGAGGTCGCCGCCGTGCGCGCCCGCCGAGCGATCGGCGATCTCGGCAGAGCCGGGTTCGACCTCGACGAGCTGAGGGAGATGCACTACGTGCACGCGGCCATCACGGAGTCAATGCGACTGTACCCGCCGGTGCCGGTGAACTCGCTGCAAGCGAAGGCCGCGGACGTTCTTCCGGACGGCACGGCGGTGGAGGCGGGGTGGTTCGTGGCGTACAACTCGTATGCAATGGGGCGGATGGAGTCCGTGTGGGGCGAGGATGCGCTGGCTTACCGGCCGGAGCGGTGGCTGGACACGGCGGAGGGGACGTTCCGGCCGGAGAGCCCGTTCCGGTACATGGCGTTCCACGCGGGGCCAAGAATTTGCCTGGGAAAGGAGATGGCGTATATCCAGATGAAGTCTATCGTGACATGCGTGCTGGAGGAGTTCGAATTTGCGGTGGACGGCGCGTACCGGCCGCGGCAGGTTGCCTCGCTGACGCTGCGGATGGCGGACGGGCTCCCGGTGGCGGTGAAGGCTAGAGTGAATTGAGT
This window encodes:
- the LOC119291161 gene encoding cytochrome P450 94B3-like — translated: MAIALAAFLLLPLFSLGALFVLRAWRLVDKKAAAQRQKNTPRTRPYPLLGHLPQFLANRHRILDWLTEVLARQPTCTLVFRRPGGIRGVITANPANLEHIMRASFDNYPKGPRFASLLHDFLGRGIFNADGEAWRAQRKAASYEFNTRSLRLFVARSVHIELHGRLLPLLRRAAGSGGHLDLQDTLERYAFDNICRVAFDHDPRQLPDGDACPEVESTGTASSRFADAFRDAANLSAGRFRYAIPGFWKIKKALNLGSERRLRESIAIVHGFADDIIRSRREEMNMGCEKHDLLSRFMVSQGESYTERALRDVVISFLLAGRETTSSALTWFFWLLSSRPDVERRIRDEVAAVRARRAIGDLGRAGFDLDELREMHYVHAAITESMRLYPPVPVNSLQAKAADVLPDGTAVEAGWFVAYNSYAMGRMESVWGEDALAYRPERWLDTAEGTFRPESPFRYMAFHAGPRICLGKEMAYIQMKSIVTCVLEEFEFAVDGAYRPRQVASLTLRMADGLPVAVKARVN